The Candidatus Binataceae bacterium genome has a window encoding:
- a CDS encoding isocitrate lyase/phosphoenolpyruvate mutase family protein gives MASLREMIAGGVLVQAPVVFNPLSAKLAEAAGFPALYLGGGGLGYVQCVTEANLTLTEMVRIGIDIRTVCPLPLILDGACGWGDPMHLRRTIAMVEAAGFAAIEIEDQLLPKRAHHHVGVEHMISADLMCAKIREAVRARRNPDFLIIGRTNALRSSTMDEALRRAEAYRAAGADMLLVIASTVEHFRMLGARLAPPLVTLSSDGQLRKLGLTRADLASLGFRLLVDAITPVAVFHKVLRRCYRAIADWDSAALLAPEGLGREMDAIHQTIGLDELLAIERATVEK, from the coding sequence ATGGCCAGTCTGCGCGAGATGATCGCCGGCGGCGTCCTGGTCCAGGCGCCGGTCGTCTTCAATCCGCTGAGCGCGAAGCTCGCCGAAGCGGCGGGCTTTCCCGCGCTGTACCTCGGCGGCGGCGGCCTCGGCTACGTCCAGTGCGTCACCGAGGCAAACCTCACGCTCACCGAGATGGTGCGCATCGGGATTGACATCCGCACCGTGTGTCCGCTCCCGCTCATCCTCGACGGCGCGTGCGGCTGGGGCGACCCGATGCATCTGCGTCGGACGATCGCGATGGTCGAGGCGGCCGGCTTCGCGGCGATCGAGATCGAAGACCAGCTGCTGCCCAAGCGCGCGCACCATCACGTGGGCGTGGAGCACATGATCTCGGCCGATCTGATGTGCGCGAAGATTCGCGAGGCCGTGCGCGCGCGGCGCAATCCGGATTTTTTGATTATCGGCCGCACCAACGCCCTGCGCTCGAGCACGATGGACGAGGCGTTGCGGCGCGCCGAGGCCTACCGCGCCGCCGGCGCCGACATGCTGCTGGTGATCGCGAGTACGGTCGAGCATTTCCGCATGCTCGGCGCGCGACTGGCGCCGCCGCTGGTGACGCTCAGCAGCGACGGCCAGCTTCGCAAGCTGGGACTGACCAGGGCCGACCTAGCGTCGCTCGGATTCAGGCTGCTGGTTGACGCGATCACACCGGTCGCCGTCTTTCACAAGGTGCTCAGGCGGTGCTACCGCGCGATCGCCGACTGGGATAGCGCGGCGCTGCTGGCACCGGAGGGCCTGGGGCGCGAGATGGACGCGATTCATCAAACGATCGGACTCGACGAGCTGCTCGCGATCGAACGCGCCACAGTGGAGAAGTAA
- a CDS encoding SDR family oxidoreductase, producing MGRLDGKVAVITGAASGMGRATALRFAREGAAVVVADLNSQGAEAVTSEIAAGGGRAVFQRTDVVSEDAIQAMIERAVKEFGRLDITFNNAGIGGATGRLEDIKGEDWDKTFAVLTRAVFFGIKHSIPPMRRGGGGSIISTSSLAGLRGVAGIHAYSAAKAAVVNLTESAAIELGRDRIRVNCICPGGILTPLVYRGMPGGEEAAARNLARMQPIPRPGRPEDIAAMALFLASDESEWITGTAMAVDGGLNTGNVRINFGSGFSGPSFERRERQ from the coding sequence ATGGGCAGACTTGATGGCAAAGTCGCGGTCATCACCGGCGCGGCGAGCGGGATGGGGCGAGCGACCGCGCTGCGCTTTGCGCGCGAGGGCGCAGCGGTGGTGGTCGCCGACCTCAACTCGCAGGGCGCCGAGGCCGTAACCTCTGAAATCGCCGCCGGCGGCGGGCGCGCGGTCTTTCAGCGCACCGACGTTGTCAGTGAGGACGCGATCCAGGCGATGATCGAACGCGCGGTCAAGGAGTTCGGCCGCCTCGACATCACTTTCAACAACGCCGGCATCGGCGGCGCGACCGGCCGTCTGGAAGACATCAAGGGCGAGGACTGGGACAAAACGTTTGCGGTGCTGACGCGGGCGGTGTTCTTCGGCATCAAGCATTCGATCCCGCCGATGCGCAGGGGCGGCGGCGGCTCGATCATTTCAACTTCCTCGCTCGCCGGACTGCGCGGCGTCGCCGGCATCCACGCCTACAGCGCGGCCAAGGCGGCGGTCGTCAACCTGACCGAAAGCGCCGCGATCGAGCTGGGGCGCGACCGCATTCGCGTTAATTGCATCTGCCCCGGGGGCATCCTGACCCCGCTGGTCTATCGCGGCATGCCCGGCGGCGAGGAAGCGGCCGCGCGTAATTTGGCTCGCATGCAGCCGATACCGCGGCCCGGGCGTCCGGAGGATATCGCCGCGATGGCGCTGTTCCTCGCCAGCGACGAGTCGGAATGGATCACGGGCACCGCGATGGCGGTTGATGGCGGCCTCAACACCGGCAACGTGCGGATCAATTTCGGTTCGGGCTTCTCGGGCCCGTCGTTCGAACGCCGCGAGCGCCAGTAG
- a CDS encoding cyclase family protein: MSVAPRIALAQGGSLAQAYRIIASKQFVDLTHSFSPLTPVWKGFGQATFSRAADPETGRPYTIARDRFRAFFYSMVGQYGTHIDPPAHFDPNGKTMDEIPLKQMMLPLVVFDITPMLEKDPNHALSVEDIKAWEREHGRVPAGSFAALRTDMYRDWNTDPRRFKRHPFPSWSLAALKFLYEERGIVANGHESLDTDTTEELASEAWLLKHGHWQIEAMAHLDRVPPTGALIVVSWPKVRHGLGFPARAFAILP; encoded by the coding sequence GTGAGCGTTGCCCCGCGCATCGCGCTCGCGCAGGGCGGATCGCTTGCGCAGGCCTACAGGATTATCGCGTCGAAGCAGTTCGTCGATCTCACGCATTCGTTCAGTCCGTTGACGCCGGTATGGAAGGGGTTCGGGCAGGCGACCTTCTCGCGCGCGGCGGATCCCGAAACCGGCAGGCCATACACAATCGCGAGAGATCGCTTCCGCGCATTTTTCTACTCAATGGTCGGACAGTACGGCACGCACATCGATCCGCCCGCGCACTTCGACCCGAATGGCAAAACCATGGACGAGATTCCGCTGAAACAGATGATGCTGCCGCTGGTGGTCTTCGACATCACGCCAATGCTTGAGAAGGATCCCAACCACGCACTGAGCGTCGAGGACATCAAGGCCTGGGAACGCGAGCACGGGCGCGTGCCGGCAGGATCGTTCGCCGCTCTGCGCACCGACATGTACAGGGACTGGAACACCGATCCGCGGCGCTTCAAGCGCCATCCGTTCCCGTCCTGGTCGCTGGCCGCGCTCAAGTTCCTATACGAGGAGCGTGGGATCGTCGCCAACGGCCACGAATCGCTCGACACCGACACCACCGAGGAGCTCGCATCCGAGGCCTGGCTGCTCAAACACGGCCACTGGCAGATCGAGGCGATGGCGCATCTCGACCGAGTGCCGCCCACCGGCGCACTGATCGTGGTGAGCTGGCCCAAGGTGCGCCACGGCCTTGGGTTTCCGGCGCGCGCCTTTGCGATCCTGCCCTAG
- a CDS encoding Glu/Leu/Phe/Val dehydrogenase yields MDGLFQFADDLGPEKVIGIHEPRLGLRAILVIDNTAAGPAAGGCRMAPDVTLEECARLARAMTLKNAAAGLAHGGAKSVIVGDPKMPAERKETIVRAMAHAIRDVRDYIMGPDMGLDERAMAWVHDEIGRAVGLPRELGGIPLDEIGATGFGLAIAAEVAQDFCDVRLAGARVAIQGFGAVGKHAARFLAERGATLVAACDTAGTIANDKGLDVRALTALKEQGRSVTDYPHGTRKEREAIVAIDCDIWIPAARPDAITTANVDSLRAKLVLQGANIPASAEAEARMHKRAILSVPDFIANAGGVICAAVEYKGGTESLAFDIIERKIRENTRAVLEAARERKVAPRQAALDLARRRVSAAMSYRRF; encoded by the coding sequence ATGGATGGGCTGTTTCAATTCGCCGACGATCTCGGGCCGGAAAAGGTAATCGGCATCCATGAGCCGCGGCTGGGACTGCGCGCGATCCTGGTGATCGACAACACCGCGGCCGGCCCGGCGGCCGGCGGATGCCGGATGGCGCCCGACGTCACACTGGAAGAGTGCGCGCGGCTGGCGCGCGCGATGACGCTGAAGAACGCGGCAGCGGGCCTCGCGCACGGCGGCGCCAAGTCGGTGATCGTGGGTGATCCGAAGATGCCCGCGGAGCGCAAGGAGACGATCGTCCGCGCGATGGCGCACGCGATCCGCGACGTCCGCGACTACATCATGGGGCCCGACATGGGGCTGGACGAGCGTGCGATGGCGTGGGTGCACGACGAGATCGGCCGCGCCGTGGGGCTGCCGCGCGAACTCGGTGGAATCCCGCTGGACGAAATCGGCGCTACCGGCTTCGGACTAGCGATCGCGGCCGAGGTGGCGCAGGACTTCTGCGACGTCAGGTTGGCAGGCGCGCGCGTTGCGATCCAGGGTTTCGGCGCCGTCGGCAAACACGCCGCGCGCTTTCTCGCTGAGCGTGGGGCGACGCTGGTCGCGGCTTGCGACACCGCCGGGACGATCGCCAACGACAAGGGCCTGGACGTGCGCGCGCTAACCGCGCTCAAGGAGCAGGGGCGCAGCGTAACCGACTATCCACACGGGACCAGGAAGGAGCGCGAGGCGATTGTCGCGATCGATTGCGACATCTGGATCCCGGCCGCGCGCCCCGACGCGATCACGACGGCCAACGTAGATTCGCTGCGAGCAAAGCTCGTGCTCCAGGGAGCCAACATCCCCGCCTCCGCCGAGGCCGAGGCCCGGATGCACAAGCGCGCCATCCTGTCGGTGCCTGACTTTATCGCCAACGCCGGCGGCGTGATTTGCGCGGCAGTCGAATACAAGGGCGGGACGGAGTCGCTCGCCTTCGACATCATCGAACGCAAGATTCGCGAAAATACGCGCGCGGTGCTGGAAGCGGCGCGAGAGCGGAAAGTCGCGCCGCGCCAGGCGGCTTTGGACCTCGCTCGTCGACGCGTCAGTGCGGCGATGAGCTATCGGCGCTTTTAG
- a CDS encoding serine hydrolase domain-containing protein gives MPAPHFFAQRPEDIGLNPDKVRVLFDRAEREIKEGLLPACQLAIARNGKIGAMGTFGRARQGGVERPATAATLFDIMSCTKAITSAAAWLLVQEGKLSPADRVVKFVPEFGTNGKDAVTLEHLLTHTSAIPTAPGAQKEWSNRERRLARFAQWRLEHPPGERFTYHIQANFWPLAEIIERISGLDLRAFVRIRIAEPLGLPDLRIGIPHALNERVAEVAWVGEPAREEDYRQLGIAPPRVAMAALNEAMILEFNEPEVREAGSPAGGGITTAGDLALFYQALLHDGRSYDGKQIWEPAMLRDALRIRNPHFKDPQRGMLANRALGVVIAGDDGKANLRGFGRTNSPATFGHPGFGGQIGWADPASGISFAYLTNGFDRNDLREGRRSVALASLAGACAL, from the coding sequence ATGCCCGCGCCGCACTTTTTCGCGCAACGGCCCGAGGACATCGGCCTTAATCCGGACAAGGTCCGGGTGCTGTTCGATCGCGCGGAACGTGAAATCAAGGAAGGGCTGCTCCCCGCCTGTCAGCTTGCGATCGCGCGCAACGGCAAGATAGGCGCGATGGGCACGTTTGGCCGCGCGCGCCAGGGCGGGGTCGAGCGGCCGGCGACCGCGGCGACCCTATTCGACATCATGTCGTGCACCAAGGCGATCACGTCGGCAGCGGCATGGCTGTTGGTCCAGGAGGGCAAGCTCAGCCCTGCCGATCGCGTGGTGAAGTTCGTCCCCGAGTTCGGCACCAACGGCAAGGACGCGGTAACGCTGGAGCATCTGCTCACTCACACTTCGGCGATTCCCACCGCGCCGGGCGCGCAGAAGGAATGGTCCAACAGGGAGCGGCGGCTCGCGCGCTTCGCGCAGTGGCGGCTCGAGCATCCGCCGGGCGAGCGTTTCACCTATCATATCCAGGCCAACTTCTGGCCGCTCGCCGAGATTATCGAGCGCATAAGCGGACTGGACTTGCGCGCGTTCGTCCGCATCCGGATCGCGGAGCCCCTCGGCCTGCCCGATCTCAGGATAGGCATTCCGCACGCGCTCAACGAGCGCGTCGCGGAGGTGGCGTGGGTCGGCGAGCCGGCGCGCGAGGAGGACTACCGCCAGCTCGGAATTGCACCGCCACGCGTCGCGATGGCCGCGCTCAACGAGGCGATGATCCTCGAATTCAATGAGCCCGAGGTGCGCGAGGCGGGCTCGCCCGCCGGCGGCGGTATCACCACTGCCGGCGATCTCGCGCTCTTCTACCAGGCGCTGTTGCACGACGGGCGCTCGTACGACGGCAAGCAGATTTGGGAGCCGGCGATGCTGCGTGACGCGCTCCGCATCCGCAACCCGCACTTCAAGGATCCGCAGCGGGGAATGCTGGCCAATCGCGCGCTGGGCGTCGTGATCGCGGGCGACGACGGCAAGGCCAACCTGCGCGGATTCGGCCGCACCAATTCGCCGGCGACCTTTGGCCATCCGGGCTTCGGCGGCCAGATCGGATGGGCCGATCCGGCGAGCGGGATTTCGTTCGCCTATTTGACCAACGGCTTCGACCGCAACGACCTGCGCGAGGGCCGGCGCAGCGTCGCGCTGGCGAGCCTTGCCGGGGCGTGCGCGTTGTGA
- a CDS encoding acyl-CoA dehydrogenase family protein, producing MSGRMEPQGGPTAQPGLVDAARALACVLRERAAEANQLRRLPDATWKDLVDAGIVRGLQPARWGGREAHPREFYAAVSEVARAEGCAGWVAGIIGVHPWQTALFPKQTQEEMWGADPTTMNSSSYAPTGKAERVAGGYRLSGRWSFSSGCDHCKWVNLGAIVGTVIVEGREMPDFRSFLLPRADYRIDDNWHVSGLSGTGSKDIVVDNAFVPDHRSQSHWDYTLGRPLPGWELNPGPLYRLPWAVIFISALSAGALGASLGFLDTWVEIARTRKAGFGADFRDDPYAQKLLAEASYTINAGVLRLYQDCDEMMEMARAGEPFSLKHRARFRYDAARSAELAAEAVERLYAAAGGRAIFLDHPLQRRYQDVKAMMGHVGLNANIPGKFLGMMELGLPVLNPLL from the coding sequence GTGAGCGGCAGGATGGAGCCACAAGGCGGGCCGACCGCGCAGCCCGGCCTGGTTGACGCCGCGAGGGCGCTCGCCTGCGTCTTGCGCGAGCGCGCGGCCGAGGCCAATCAGTTGCGCCGGCTCCCCGACGCAACGTGGAAGGATCTGGTCGACGCCGGAATCGTGCGCGGGCTTCAGCCGGCGCGCTGGGGCGGGCGCGAGGCCCATCCCAGGGAGTTCTACGCCGCGGTGAGCGAGGTCGCGCGTGCCGAGGGATGCGCGGGGTGGGTCGCCGGAATCATCGGCGTCCATCCGTGGCAGACCGCGCTCTTTCCGAAACAGACGCAGGAGGAGATGTGGGGCGCGGACCCGACGACGATGAACTCGTCCTCGTACGCGCCCACCGGCAAGGCCGAGCGGGTCGCGGGCGGCTACCGTTTGAGCGGCCGCTGGTCATTCTCCAGCGGATGCGACCATTGCAAATGGGTCAACCTCGGCGCCATTGTCGGCACCGTAATCGTGGAAGGGCGCGAGATGCCGGATTTCCGCTCCTTCCTGCTGCCGCGCGCGGATTACCGAATCGATGACAACTGGCACGTATCCGGGCTGTCCGGCACCGGCAGCAAGGACATCGTGGTCGATAACGCATTCGTGCCCGACCATCGCAGCCAGTCGCACTGGGACTACACGCTGGGACGGCCGTTGCCCGGATGGGAACTGAATCCGGGGCCGCTCTACCGGCTGCCGTGGGCCGTGATTTTCATCAGCGCGCTGAGCGCGGGCGCGCTCGGCGCGTCGCTCGGCTTTCTCGACACCTGGGTCGAAATTGCGCGCACGCGCAAAGCCGGTTTCGGCGCGGACTTCAGGGACGATCCTTACGCTCAGAAGCTGCTGGCCGAAGCGAGCTACACGATCAATGCCGGCGTACTAAGACTCTATCAGGATTGCGACGAGATGATGGAAATGGCGCGCGCGGGCGAGCCGTTTTCGCTCAAGCACCGCGCTCGCTTCCGTTATGACGCGGCGCGCTCAGCAGAGCTCGCGGCGGAGGCGGTTGAACGCCTGTACGCAGCGGCCGGCGGACGTGCGATCTTTCTCGACCATCCGCTCCAGCGCCGCTACCAGGACGTCAAGGCGATGATGGGGCATGTCGGGCTCAACGCGAATATCCCTGGCAAGTTCCTGGGCATGATGGAGCTCGGCCTGCCGGTGCTGAACCCGCTGTTGTGA
- a CDS encoding cupin domain-containing protein, which yields MPVVDNNKVPHFAIPGINHQTVADARQGLKTMEVWKQTIVAGGSTPVHRHACEEVIVILKGSGKVTIEGVETRFGPNSTLVLPHDAVHQIINTGADDMELIAALGMAPVRVRTGDGAELPLPWQVQ from the coding sequence ATGCCGGTCGTCGATAACAACAAGGTTCCCCACTTCGCGATTCCCGGAATCAACCATCAGACCGTCGCCGATGCCCGCCAGGGCCTGAAAACGATGGAAGTCTGGAAGCAGACGATCGTGGCCGGCGGCTCGACACCCGTTCATCGCCACGCCTGCGAAGAGGTGATCGTAATCCTGAAGGGCTCCGGCAAGGTAACCATCGAGGGCGTCGAAACTCGCTTCGGGCCGAACAGCACGCTCGTCCTGCCGCACGACGCGGTGCATCAGATCATCAACACGGGTGCGGACGATATGGAATTGATCGCGGCACTCGGGATGGCGCCGGTCCGCGTGCGTACCGGGGACGGCGCCGAACTGCCGCTGCCTTGGCAGGTCCAGTAG
- a CDS encoding acyl-CoA dehydrogenase family protein yields MRDARPNESSVVEAVRGLFPKLAARVEAAEQARRIPGETMDELHAAGFFRWFVPKRYGGFEWMPTPAYEVAIEMGAVCSSTAWVALLLSVHNHLLAQMDPRAQDDVWGPDPETLISSSFAPVGTVRSVKGGFELTGHWPFSSGVDHCGWAIVASRIDGEPGREAFFLVSNKQYVINDNWYVAGMKATGSKEIVVDHEFVPDYHSVTFREVNADDPPGRSVNSVPLYWIPFLPLFTWVVCVHAFGPALSAREDYRKTTLKRIGAYSGDKLRERTLSMARLAEASAEIDSALLLFKRDFAEMERVARERRRMDPAGFYRTRFDAVYALELCVRAVDRLWRASGAHALFDSSPVQRNLRDIHAMSQHGGADFDAALTDYGRFLLDPEAAPGGIFAPERREPQAAAR; encoded by the coding sequence ATGCGCGATGCACGACCGAACGAATCCTCAGTGGTCGAAGCGGTGCGTGGGCTTTTCCCGAAGCTGGCCGCGCGCGTCGAAGCCGCCGAACAAGCGCGCCGCATCCCAGGCGAAACGATGGACGAATTGCACGCGGCGGGATTCTTCCGCTGGTTTGTGCCGAAACGCTACGGCGGTTTCGAATGGATGCCGACGCCGGCTTATGAGGTCGCCATCGAGATGGGCGCGGTCTGCTCGTCCACCGCGTGGGTCGCGCTGCTGTTGAGCGTCCATAACCATCTGCTTGCGCAGATGGATCCGCGCGCGCAGGACGACGTATGGGGCCCGGACCCCGAAACGCTCATCTCGTCCTCATTCGCGCCGGTCGGCACCGTGCGCAGCGTCAAGGGCGGGTTCGAGCTTACCGGCCACTGGCCGTTCTCCTCGGGTGTTGATCATTGTGGATGGGCGATCGTTGCCAGCCGCATCGACGGCGAGCCGGGGCGGGAAGCGTTCTTCCTCGTTTCAAACAAACAGTATGTAATCAACGACAACTGGTATGTGGCGGGGATGAAGGCGACGGGGAGCAAGGAAATTGTCGTCGATCACGAGTTCGTCCCCGATTATCATTCGGTCACATTCCGCGAAGTTAACGCCGACGATCCGCCCGGGCGCTCCGTCAATAGCGTTCCTCTTTACTGGATACCCTTTCTTCCGCTGTTCACCTGGGTCGTATGCGTGCATGCATTCGGACCCGCGCTCTCCGCGCGCGAGGACTATCGGAAGACGACGTTGAAGCGGATCGGCGCCTACAGCGGCGACAAACTGCGCGAGCGGACGCTTTCGATGGCCCGCCTGGCCGAGGCGTCAGCCGAGATTGACAGCGCGCTGCTGCTCTTCAAACGCGACTTCGCCGAGATGGAGCGCGTCGCAAGGGAGCGGCGCCGGATGGATCCGGCCGGGTTCTACCGGACCAGGTTCGACGCCGTTTACGCGCTGGAGCTGTGCGTGCGCGCGGTCGACCGGTTATGGCGCGCCAGCGGAGCGCATGCGCTGTTCGACTCGAGTCCGGTGCAGCGAAACCTGCGCGACATCCATGCGATGAGCCAGCATGGGGGCGCGGACTTCGACGCCGCGCTGACCGACTATGGGCGGTTTCTGCTTGATCCGGAAGCCGCGCCGGGCGGAATATTCGCGCCAGAGCGTCGCGAGCCTCAGGCCGCGGCGCGTTGA
- a CDS encoding VOC family protein, with translation MVQVTELSYVGIGVKSLDEWKAFATRIVGMELADDGEPDRCYLRMDYWHHRLVVHANGSDDLEYLGFRVAGPDEFQQMQRQLAEAGIKYRVGSEDEANERRVLEVMKLSDPAGNPIEIFHGPEIQASKPFHPGRRMHGRFKTGSGGLGHCIIRENDVAAARRFFMALGMRGGVEYKIRIGKHVITPVFMHCNERDHTVAFGIGPEKRRINHLMIEVDNLDDVGLTHEIVRQEKIPVTINLGKHSNDHMFSFYFRNPSGWMFEYGWAGRPATHQSEYYVEDVFGHHPEAGGFGLEGES, from the coding sequence ATGGTCCAGGTAACCGAATTGAGCTACGTGGGAATCGGGGTGAAAAGCCTCGACGAATGGAAGGCCTTTGCGACCCGGATCGTGGGTATGGAACTCGCCGACGACGGCGAACCTGACCGATGCTACCTGCGAATGGACTACTGGCACCATCGCCTGGTCGTCCACGCCAACGGCAGCGACGACCTCGAATACCTCGGCTTCAGAGTCGCCGGGCCCGACGAATTCCAGCAGATGCAGCGCCAGCTCGCGGAGGCCGGAATCAAGTACCGCGTAGGTTCGGAGGACGAGGCGAACGAGCGGCGCGTGCTCGAAGTGATGAAGCTGAGCGACCCGGCCGGCAATCCGATCGAAATTTTCCACGGGCCCGAAATACAGGCCTCCAAGCCGTTCCACCCGGGCCGGCGGATGCACGGACGGTTCAAGACCGGAAGCGGCGGACTCGGCCACTGCATAATTCGGGAAAACGACGTCGCGGCGGCCCGCCGCTTCTTCATGGCATTGGGGATGCGCGGCGGGGTCGAATACAAGATCCGCATCGGCAAGCATGTGATCACCCCGGTCTTCATGCATTGCAATGAGCGCGACCATACGGTTGCCTTCGGCATCGGCCCCGAGAAACGCCGCATCAACCACCTGATGATCGAAGTGGACAACCTCGACGACGTCGGCCTTACTCACGAAATCGTGCGGCAGGAAAAGATCCCCGTCACGATTAATCTGGGCAAGCATTCCAACGACCACATGTTCTCATTCTACTTCCGCAATCCGTCGGGATGGATGTTCGAGTACGGCTGGGCAGGGCGGCCCGCGACTCATCAGTCGGAATACTACGTCGAAGACGTCTTCGGCCATCATCCGGAAGCCGGCGGATTCGGGCTGGAAGGGGAGTCCTGA